The following coding sequences are from one Sphingomonadaceae bacterium OTU29LAMAA1 window:
- the rsmI gene encoding 16S rRNA (cytidine(1402)-2'-O)-methyltransferase, translated as MTSPVAISENPLEPGLYIVATPIGNLADLSPRAADVLSRADVIAVEDSRVTAGLLRHIGTRRPMIPYHDHNAEGMRPGLIARMTTEAIALVSDAGTPLISDPGYKLVRDARAAGRTVVTIPGPCAAVAALTLAGLPTDRFLFCGFLPSKAKARADAIAEIAAIRATLVLYESGPRLSVCLSALADGLGDRDAAVTREITKRYEEAVTGTLTHLAARYADAPPKGEIVIVVAPPGEAPPPDAADAEAALAEALTRLPVAKAAGEVARAFGLDRKELYARALAMKGS; from the coding sequence ATGACGTCCCCTGTGGCCATATCCGAAAATCCTCTCGAACCCGGGCTGTACATCGTCGCGACGCCCATCGGCAATCTTGCTGACCTAAGTCCCCGCGCCGCCGACGTCCTGTCCCGCGCCGATGTAATCGCAGTGGAGGACAGCCGCGTCACCGCCGGTCTGCTTCGCCACATCGGCACCCGACGCCCGATGATCCCCTATCACGATCATAACGCAGAGGGGATGCGCCCCGGCCTCATCGCCCGCATGACCACCGAAGCCATCGCGCTCGTGTCGGACGCCGGCACGCCGCTGATCTCCGATCCCGGCTACAAGCTGGTCCGCGATGCCCGCGCCGCCGGGCGTACGGTGGTGACGATCCCCGGCCCCTGCGCCGCGGTCGCCGCGCTCACGCTCGCTGGCCTGCCGACCGACCGTTTCCTGTTTTGCGGGTTTCTGCCCAGCAAGGCCAAGGCGCGTGCCGACGCAATCGCCGAAATCGCCGCCATCCGCGCCACCCTCGTCCTGTACGAATCCGGTCCGCGCCTGTCCGTCTGCCTCTCCGCGCTTGCCGACGGCCTCGGCGACCGCGACGCGGCCGTGACGCGCGAGATCACCAAACGCTACGAAGAGGCAGTCACGGGCACCCTCACGCACCTCGCCGCCCGCTACGCCGACGCTCCGCCAAAGGGTGAGATCGTCATCGTCGTCGCCCCCCCCGGCGAAGCACCACCTCCCGACGCCGCCGACGCCGAAGCCGCGCTGGCCGAAGCCCTAACCCGGTTGCCGGTCGCAAAGGCCGCCGGCGAAGTGGCGAGGGCCTTCGGCCTTGATCGCAAGGAACTCTACGCCCGCGCGCTGGCCATGAAAGGCAGCTGA
- a CDS encoding penicillin-binding protein activator gives MAEAATFGQVRTRGLGRWVAILGAGLLAACSTVVPRGPVAAPDRPVRAPVERPDDLQAGLPRDTQRNRVALLVPLSGSNAGVGRSIANATMLAVLDTGTDKVRITNYDTATGAAAAAQRAIAEGAQLILGPLLSEDVRVVAPIARAAGVPVLSFSNDVSVAGNGTYLMGYAPAQSIDRVVQYARSRGVTSFAGLIPNGLYGERASTAFLRSVEGAGGEVASLQTYGRVAGGIAGAVARLNAKGPYGAVLVADASTSAAVAAPLVKRGGGGATRILGTELWNSEAAAAGKAALNGAWFASVADGLYRQYATKYRTRYGAAPYRLSSLGYDAVLLTVRISRDWPVGRAFPEGKLRDSDGFAGIDGAFRFGRDGIAERALEVQEIQGGTTVTVSPAPAGFGR, from the coding sequence ATGGCAGAGGCAGCAACATTTGGACAGGTGCGTACGCGCGGCCTCGGACGCTGGGTGGCGATCCTGGGAGCGGGGCTGCTCGCGGCGTGTTCGACGGTGGTGCCGCGCGGCCCCGTCGCCGCGCCCGACCGGCCGGTGCGCGCGCCGGTGGAGCGGCCCGACGACTTGCAGGCGGGCCTGCCGCGCGATACGCAGCGAAACCGGGTGGCGCTGCTGGTGCCGCTGTCGGGCAGCAACGCAGGCGTGGGCCGCTCGATCGCCAATGCGACGATGCTGGCGGTGCTCGACACCGGCACCGACAAGGTGCGGATCACCAATTACGACACCGCGACCGGCGCCGCTGCGGCGGCGCAACGCGCGATCGCCGAGGGCGCGCAGTTGATCTTGGGGCCGCTGCTGTCCGAGGATGTGCGCGTGGTGGCACCGATCGCCAGGGCGGCCGGGGTGCCGGTGCTGAGCTTTTCCAACGACGTGTCGGTGGCGGGCAACGGCACGTATCTGATGGGCTATGCGCCGGCGCAGTCGATCGACCGGGTGGTGCAATATGCGCGCAGCCGCGGCGTGACGAGCTTTGCCGGGCTGATCCCCAACGGCCTGTACGGCGAGCGGGCGTCGACGGCGTTCCTGCGATCGGTCGAGGGTGCGGGCGGCGAGGTCGCGTCGTTGCAGACCTATGGCCGGGTGGCGGGCGGCATCGCCGGTGCGGTGGCGCGGCTCAACGCGAAGGGGCCGTATGGCGCGGTGCTGGTGGCGGATGCGAGCACCAGCGCAGCGGTAGCGGCGCCGCTGGTCAAGCGTGGCGGCGGTGGCGCGACGCGCATCCTCGGCACCGAATTGTGGAATTCTGAAGCGGCGGCGGCGGGCAAGGCGGCGCTGAACGGGGCGTGGTTCGCCAGCGTCGCGGATGGGCTGTACCGGCAATATGCGACCAAATATCGGACGCGCTACGGCGCGGCGCCGTATCGCCTGTCGAGCCTGGGCTATGATGCAGTGCTGTTGACGGTCCGTATTTCGCGCGATTGGCCGGTAGGGCGGGCTTTTCCGGAGGGAAAGCTGCGCGATAGCGACGGATTCGCCGGGATCGACGGCGCGTTCCGCTTCGGCCGCGACGGGATCGCGGAGCGGGCGCTGGAGGTACAGGAAATCCAGGGCGGCACGACGGTGACTGTCTCGCCGGCTCCGGCTGGGTTCGGGCGTTAG
- the hemW gene encoding radical SAM family heme chaperone HemW: MIPDKTPLALYVHWPFCVSKCPYCDFNSHVRDAVDQQAWRDALLADLAYEAQALPGRTLGSIFFGGGTPSLMPPATVAAIIDAARTIWTPAENIEITLEANPSSVEAARFADLAAAGVNRVSLGLQSLDNAALKFLDRAHDVNEGLGALDTAQRHFERVSFDLIYALPDQSLAAWEAELARALSFGTEHLSLYQLTIEPGTRFATEAAKGRLTIPDGDTAADLFEATRAMTAAAGLPAYETSNHAKAGAESRHNLTYWRYGDYAGVGPGAHGRRDGVATQRRKKPENWLSAVARNGHGTEVETSLAPHDRATEALLMGLRLREGVDLTHVARLAGGAAPIVWPAAARLEAQGFIVHEPDRLRVTEAGALLLDAILPLVVGEAPALA; encoded by the coding sequence ATGATCCCCGACAAGACGCCGCTCGCGCTTTACGTCCACTGGCCGTTCTGCGTCTCGAAATGCCCCTATTGCGACTTCAACAGCCACGTCCGCGATGCGGTGGACCAGCAGGCGTGGCGCGACGCCCTGCTTGCCGACCTCGCCTACGAGGCGCAGGCGCTGCCCGGCCGCACGCTGGGATCGATCTTCTTCGGCGGCGGCACGCCATCGCTGATGCCGCCCGCCACCGTCGCCGCGATCATCGACGCCGCCCGGACGATCTGGACCCCCGCCGAGAATATCGAAATAACGCTGGAGGCGAACCCCTCGTCGGTCGAGGCCGCGCGCTTCGCCGATCTCGCCGCCGCCGGCGTGAACCGCGTCTCGCTCGGCCTGCAATCGCTCGACAATGCCGCGCTCAAGTTCCTCGACCGCGCCCACGATGTTAACGAAGGCCTCGGTGCGCTGGACACCGCGCAGCGCCATTTCGAACGCGTCAGCTTCGACCTGATCTACGCGCTTCCCGACCAGAGCCTTGCCGCCTGGGAGGCGGAGCTCGCACGCGCGCTGTCGTTCGGCACCGAGCATCTGTCGCTGTACCAGTTGACGATCGAACCGGGCACGCGCTTCGCCACCGAAGCCGCCAAGGGCCGCCTGACCATCCCCGACGGCGACACCGCCGCCGACCTGTTCGAAGCGACCCGCGCGATGACCGCCGCGGCCGGCCTGCCCGCCTACGAAACTTCGAACCACGCAAAAGCCGGCGCGGAGAGCCGCCACAACCTCACGTATTGGCGCTATGGCGATTACGCCGGAGTCGGCCCCGGCGCGCACGGTCGCCGCGACGGGGTGGCGACGCAGCGCCGCAAGAAGCCCGAGAATTGGCTGTCCGCCGTCGCCCGCAACGGCCACGGCACGGAAGTCGAGACCTCCCTCGCCCCCCACGACCGCGCCACCGAAGCCCTGCTGATGGGCCTCCGCCTGCGCGAGGGCGTCGATCTGACGCACGTCGCCCGACTGGCCGGCGGCGCCGCGCCGATCGTCTGGCCGGCGGCCGCGCGACTGGAAGCACAGGGCTTCATCGTCCACGAACCCGACCGCCTCCGCGTTACCGAAGCCGGCGCTCTGTTGTTGGACGCCATCCTGCCGCTGGTCGTGGGCGAAGCGCCGGCGTTGGCTTGA
- a CDS encoding CAP domain-containing protein encodes MARIMLKRHSWIALLLLAACAQAPERPERVVEPRPGGANAPRGSVLLQRVMLAGHNRARGDVGVAPITWSEPLAASARGYAETMARTGRFEHAVQSIGMDRQGENLWTGTRGAYRYDEMIRHWVAEKRDFVNVPAPQFSRTGRWQDVGHYTQIVWRATTQVGCALASNATDDYLVCRYAPPGNVVGQRTF; translated from the coding sequence ATGGCGAGGATCATGCTGAAACGCCACTCGTGGATTGCGCTTCTGTTGCTTGCCGCCTGCGCCCAGGCGCCGGAACGACCGGAGCGCGTGGTCGAACCGCGGCCCGGCGGGGCGAATGCGCCGCGCGGGTCGGTGCTGCTGCAACGGGTGATGCTGGCCGGGCATAACCGCGCGCGCGGCGATGTCGGCGTGGCGCCGATCACATGGAGCGAGCCGCTGGCGGCGTCGGCGCGGGGCTATGCCGAGACGATGGCGCGGACCGGACGGTTCGAACATGCCGTGCAGTCGATCGGGATGGATCGGCAGGGCGAGAATTTGTGGACCGGGACGCGCGGCGCCTATCGTTATGACGAGATGATCCGTCATTGGGTGGCGGAGAAACGCGATTTCGTGAACGTGCCGGCCCCGCAGTTCAGTCGCACCGGGCGGTGGCAGGATGTGGGGCATTACACGCAGATAGTATGGCGTGCGACGACACAGGTGGGCTGTGCGCTCGCGAGCAACGCGACCGACGATTATCTGGTGTGCCGATACGCGCCGCCAGGAAATGTGGTGGGGCAGCGGACGTTCTGA
- the rdgB gene encoding RdgB/HAM1 family non-canonical purine NTP pyrophosphatase has product MSGEGRDPQAIRKLAPGKLVIASHNAGKVREIAELLGPYGIEPVSAGELDLPEPEETGTTFVANAELKALQAADLSGLPALADDSGLCVDALGGDPGIFSARWAGESKDFGHAMRLVEDRLNEEPDLPRSAHFVCALALAWPDGHVEWFEGRVDGTLVWPPRGQQGFGYDAMFLPVGTTETFGEMDPAAKHAVSHRAEAFKQLVAAVL; this is encoded by the coding sequence ATGAGCGGCGAAGGCAGGGACCCGCAGGCGATCCGCAAGCTCGCCCCCGGCAAGCTCGTCATCGCCAGCCACAATGCCGGCAAGGTCCGCGAGATCGCCGAGCTGCTCGGTCCGTACGGGATCGAGCCGGTCTCGGCCGGCGAACTCGACCTGCCCGAGCCCGAGGAGACCGGCACCACCTTCGTCGCCAATGCCGAGCTGAAGGCGTTGCAGGCCGCCGACCTGTCCGGCCTGCCGGCGCTCGCCGACGACAGCGGCCTGTGCGTCGATGCGCTGGGCGGCGATCCAGGCATCTTCTCGGCGCGCTGGGCCGGCGAATCGAAGGATTTCGGCCACGCCATGCGGTTGGTCGAGGATCGCCTGAACGAGGAACCTGACCTGCCCCGCTCGGCGCATTTCGTCTGCGCGCTGGCGCTCGCCTGGCCCGACGGCCACGTCGAATGGTTCGAAGGCCGCGTCGACGGAACGCTCGTCTGGCCGCCTCGCGGGCAGCAAGGCTTCGGCTATGACGCGATGTTCCTGCCGGTCGGGACCACCGAAACCTTCGGCGAGATGGACCCCGCCGCCAAACACGCCGTCAGCCACCGCGCCGAGGCGTTCAAACAACTCGTCGCCGCGGTCCTTTAA
- the rph gene encoding ribonuclease PH yields MRPSGRAPDQMRAITIEPNFTRHAEGSVLVGFGDTKVLVTASIEERVPPFLRGKGEGWVTAEYGMLPRATHTRGNREAAKGKQSGRTQEIQRLIGRSLRSVVDMKLLGERQIVLDCDVIQADGGTRTASISGAWVALRLAINTLMANGKLTVDPIQQKVAAVSCGIYQGTPVLDLDYIEDSGADADGNFVLLENGNIAEAQATAEHATYDEEALLRLLRLARIGCADIFAAQERAVR; encoded by the coding sequence ATGCGCCCCAGCGGCCGCGCCCCCGATCAGATGCGTGCCATCACGATCGAGCCGAACTTCACCCGCCACGCCGAAGGATCGGTGCTGGTCGGCTTCGGCGACACCAAGGTGCTCGTCACCGCCAGCATCGAAGAGCGCGTGCCGCCGTTCCTGCGCGGCAAGGGCGAAGGGTGGGTCACCGCCGAATACGGCATGCTCCCCCGCGCCACCCACACCCGCGGTAACCGCGAGGCGGCCAAGGGCAAGCAGTCGGGCCGTACGCAGGAAATCCAGCGGCTGATCGGCCGTTCGCTGCGCTCGGTGGTCGACATGAAGCTGCTCGGCGAGCGCCAGATCGTCCTCGACTGCGACGTCATCCAGGCGGACGGCGGCACCCGCACCGCGTCGATCTCCGGCGCCTGGGTCGCGCTGCGCCTTGCGATCAACACGCTGATGGCGAACGGCAAGCTGACGGTCGATCCGATCCAGCAGAAGGTCGCCGCGGTCAGCTGCGGCATCTATCAGGGCACGCCGGTCCTCGACCTGGATTACATCGAGGATTCGGGCGCAGATGCGGACGGCAATTTCGTCCTGCTCGAAAACGGCAACATCGCCGAGGCGCAGGCGACCGCCGAACACGCCACCTATGACGAAGAGGCGCTGCTCCGCCTGCTCCGCCTCGCCCGCATCGGCTGCGCCGACATCTTCGCCGCCCAAGAGCGCGCCGTACGATGA
- a CDS encoding DUF6438 domain-containing protein, producing MHKVLIAGLGLALSGCVVVDASNSGNGRPVAIESETIRYETAPCYGTCPVYAVTIAPDGKGTFEGMRFTAVTGIKDFQATPAAYRTFAAKLAPYRPKEAETVLQPGSRGCENAPTDMPSVDIVWSELSGGRQHLNVYYGCGSQEMRAGLRSAPEALPIAAFIGDPRRPR from the coding sequence ATGCACAAGGTGTTGATCGCAGGACTGGGTCTCGCTTTGTCGGGGTGCGTGGTGGTGGATGCGTCGAACTCCGGCAACGGACGGCCGGTGGCGATCGAGAGCGAGACGATCCGCTACGAGACGGCGCCGTGCTACGGCACCTGCCCGGTCTATGCGGTGACGATCGCACCGGACGGCAAAGGGACGTTCGAGGGCATGCGCTTCACCGCCGTGACCGGGATCAAGGATTTCCAGGCGACGCCGGCGGCCTATCGGACTTTCGCAGCCAAGCTCGCGCCGTATCGCCCGAAGGAGGCCGAGACGGTGCTGCAACCCGGCAGCCGCGGCTGCGAGAATGCACCGACCGATATGCCTAGCGTCGATATCGTCTGGAGCGAGCTGAGCGGCGGTCGCCAGCATCTCAACGTCTATTACGGCTGCGGATCGCAGGAGATGCGCGCGGGGCTTCGCTCCGCGCCGGAAGCGCTGCCGATCGCGGCCTTTATCGGCGATCCGCGGCGTCCTAGATAA